The following proteins come from a genomic window of bacterium:
- a CDS encoding sugar kinase, producing MSLLVVGSVAYDSIITPQAAADEVLGGSATFFATAASHFTPVNLVAVVGDDFHHQDIAFLKDRRVSLEGLQTVPGKTFRWKGRYLENMNDRETIYTHLNVFESFQPELPPSYRNSPFVFLANIGPELQYTVMQQVAKPLFVAMDTMNFWISGAPESLRKILSVVDGLIINDAEVKELSGESNIFVGAKKIQAMGPSTLIIKKGEHGALLVHNSSYFYCPAYPVTSLYDPTGAGDTFAGGFMGYLAKTGKVDDATLRWAVVYGSALASYSVEAFGIAAIRDLSAADIQKRVDALTAMIRLPA from the coding sequence ACGATTCGATCATCACCCCGCAGGCGGCGGCGGACGAGGTTTTGGGCGGTTCCGCCACGTTCTTCGCCACCGCCGCCAGTCATTTCACTCCGGTGAATCTGGTGGCGGTCGTCGGCGATGACTTTCATCATCAGGACATAGCGTTTTTAAAAGACCGCAGAGTCAGCCTGGAAGGCCTGCAGACCGTGCCGGGAAAAACCTTTCGCTGGAAAGGCCGCTATCTGGAGAACATGAACGATCGCGAGACCATCTACACCCATCTCAACGTGTTTGAGAGCTTTCAGCCAGAGCTTCCGCCAAGCTACCGCAACAGCCCGTTTGTTTTTCTCGCCAACATCGGTCCGGAGCTTCAGTACACCGTCATGCAGCAGGTGGCCAAACCCCTGTTCGTCGCCATGGATACCATGAACTTTTGGATCTCCGGCGCCCCTGAATCGCTGCGCAAAATTCTTTCTGTTGTGGACGGACTGATCATCAATGACGCGGAAGTCAAAGAGCTGTCCGGCGAGTCCAACATCTTTGTCGGCGCTAAAAAAATTCAAGCCATGGGGCCTTCCACTCTGATCATCAAAAAAGGCGAACATGGCGCTCTGCTGGTGCATAACAGCTCTTATTTCTATTGCCCGGCCTATCCGGTCACCTCGCTCTATGACCCCACCGGCGCCGGCGACACCTTTGCCGGCGGCTTTATGGGCTACCTGGCGAAAACCGGCAAGGTCGATGACGCGACCCTGCGCTGGGCGGTGGTCTACGGAAGCGCGCTGGCCTCCTACAGCGTCGAAGCGTTCGGCATCGCCGCGATTCGCGATCTGTCCGCAGCTGATATTCAGAAGCGGGTGGA